In Quercus lobata isolate SW786 chromosome 12, ValleyOak3.0 Primary Assembly, whole genome shotgun sequence, a genomic segment contains:
- the LOC115970318 gene encoding uncharacterized protein LOC115970318: MNIIAWNCRGASKPSFQNHVREVVNTHDPAIMIIMETHIGGARARDITDKLPFDGAIHMDTLGFAGGLWLLWNSDRVQVHQLAMLEQEIHVLVKVLPSNFEFICIAVYASSRFQERCVLWNNLKSAANLHDKPWIIAGDFNEVLVEGDKFGGRSISSNKSLLFKECLDHCSMVDMGFVGPCFTWTNRRHICDLIQ, from the coding sequence ATGAATATTATTGCATGGAATTGTAGGGGGGCTTCAAAACCCTCTTTTCAGAACCATGTGAGGGAGGTGGTGAACACTCATGATCCAGCCATTATGATCATTATGGAGACTCACATTGGTGGTGCTCGTGCTAGGGACATCACTGATAAGTTACCTTTTGATGGGGCCATTCATATGGATACTCTTGGGTTTGCTGGCGGGCTTTGGCTTCTTTGGAATTCAGATAGAGTCCAGGTTCATCAGCTGGCCATGTTAGAGCAAGAAATCCATGTTTTGGTTAAGGTACTCCCTTCAAACtttgaatttatttgtattGCTGTCTATGCTAGTTCTAGATTTCAAGAGAGATGTGTCCTTTGGAATAATTTAAAAAGTGCTGCGAATCTTCATGATAAACCTTGGATTATTGCTGGGGATTTTAATGAGGTTCTTGTGGAAGGGGATAAATTTGGGGGAAGAAGCATTAGCTCTAATAAGTCCCTTCTCTTCAAAGAATGCCTCGACCACTGTTCTATGGTTGATATGGGATTTGTTGGGCCTTGTTTCACTTGGACCAATAGAAGGCATATTTGTGATCTCATTCAATAA